One part of the Chryseobacterium mulctrae genome encodes these proteins:
- the bla-A gene encoding CGA/CIA family class A beta-lactamase, with protein MKKTALLFLLISAFTFAQKSVLAHKVDSIVKDKKATVGVSVLGFEDGFKYNKNATTKLPMLSVFKFHIAAAVLDLVDKGKLSLDQKILIKKSDLLENTWSPIREKYPNGNMELPLSEIINYTVAWSDNNGCDVLLRLIGGTQVVQKFMDSKGVKDFQIKHNEEQMHKGAKYLYENYTTTNSLSQLYKKFYDGKILSEKSTKFLYDIMLNTSTGGNKLKEQLPKQSIAHKTGSSGKDGDLTIAENDSGIVTLPNGKHYAIVVFISNSTETDDVNCKMISDISKAVWDHFNK; from the coding sequence ATGAAAAAAACAGCACTCCTTTTTCTATTGATTTCAGCATTTACTTTTGCTCAGAAATCTGTTTTAGCACACAAGGTTGATTCAATTGTTAAAGATAAAAAAGCGACTGTCGGAGTTTCTGTTTTAGGTTTTGAAGATGGTTTTAAATACAATAAAAATGCAACTACAAAACTTCCAATGCTTAGTGTTTTTAAGTTTCATATTGCAGCTGCAGTTCTCGATTTAGTAGATAAGGGAAAACTTTCATTAGACCAGAAAATTTTAATTAAAAAAAGCGATTTGCTTGAAAATACATGGTCGCCGATTCGGGAAAAATACCCTAACGGAAATATGGAACTTCCTTTAAGTGAAATCATTAATTATACCGTTGCATGGAGTGATAACAATGGTTGTGATGTATTATTAAGATTGATCGGAGGTACGCAAGTTGTTCAAAAATTCATGGATTCTAAAGGAGTGAAAGATTTCCAGATTAAACATAATGAAGAGCAAATGCACAAAGGAGCAAAATATTTGTATGAAAATTATACCACAACCAATTCTTTGAGCCAGCTTTATAAAAAATTCTACGATGGTAAAATTTTGTCTGAAAAATCTACAAAGTTTTTATACGACATCATGCTGAATACCTCTACCGGAGGAAATAAATTAAAAGAACAGCTACCTAAACAATCTATAGCCCACAAAACGGGTTCTTCAGGGAAAGATGGAGACTTAACTATCGCTGAAAATGACTCTGGAATTGTTACCTTACCAAATGGCAAGCATTATGCAATAGTAGTATTTATTAGCAATTCTACCGAAACAGATGACGTGAATTGTAAGATGATTTCAGACATTTCAAAAGCAGTTTGGGATCATTTTAATAAGTAA